One window of Biomphalaria glabrata chromosome 6, xgBioGlab47.1, whole genome shotgun sequence genomic DNA carries:
- the LOC106056454 gene encoding uncharacterized protein LOC106056454 has protein sequence MKPSQGIPATVLLIICLVSSQGDNPYNPGQYGVDSLDFSPQKDDIPLHTKVFFPKSTGKFTPIVFIGGLYGWVVSESYSTLLSNLASHGYIAVGMDRFYLDQTDLSSPDFKPRKISGLEGESQALQLYFNTTQWIKTHLKRQIVATADWNKTSLLCHSAGCDDTLVMVNLSRTIAQASVFLDPMSVNAMILQPIESKLKVLAYMSQLSEEKPMCCIPGTDYKKIYDLVNCTKVRVQVKDFGHCDILDDLLWEACHIAHACRTTDNKKLGIYRNFTTGVIDGFLQWTLHGNVDMQKYVTNQAYMPLPLVDLAFDLTC, from the exons ATGAAGCCTTCACAAG GTATACCAGCGACTGTTCTTCTGATTATTTGTCTGGTCAGTTCTCAGGGAGATAACCCATACAATCCCGGCCAGTACGGTGTTGACTCCCTTGACTTTTCACCTCAGAAAGACGACATACCCCTGCATACAAAAG TTTTCTTTCCTAAATCAACCGGGAAGTTCACCCCGATTGTGTTTATCGGAGGTCTGTACGGTTGGGTTGTGTCTGAAAGCTACTCCACGCTCCTGTCGAACCTGGCAAGTCACGGCTACATCGCGGTAGGCATGGACCGGTTCTACTTAGATCAGACTGACCTATCTTCTCCTGATTTTAAACCCAGAAAGATTTCAGGTCTCGAGGGCGAAAGTCAGGCTCTTCAGTTGTACTTCAATACGACACAGTGG ATTAAAACCCATTTGAAAAGACAGATTGTAGCCACGGCAGACTGGAATAAAACTTCTTTGTTGTGTCACTCTGCTGGTTGTGATGACACACTGGTCATGGTCAACTTGAGTCGAACAATAGCCCAG GCTTCTGTGTTTCTGGACCCTATGAGTGTCAACGCAATGATTTTACAGCCAATCGAGTCAAAATTGAAAGTTCTGGCGTACATGTCTCAACTATCTGAAGAGAAACCCATGTGCTGTATTCCAGGGACAGACTACAAGAAGATATATGACCTGGTCAATTGTACCAAGGTCAGAGTACAGGTCAAGGATTTTGGTCACTGCGACATCCTGGATGACCTGCTCTGGGAAG CCTGTCATATTGCCCACGCGTGCCGGACTACAGACAACAAAAAGTTAGGTATTTACAGAAACTTCACAACTGGTGTGATTGATGGATTCTTGCAGTGGACACTTCACGGGAACGTGGACATGCAAAAATACGTGACCAATCAAGCGTACATGCCTCTACCACTGGTCGACTTGGCTTTTGATTTAACTTGCTAG
- the LOC106056453 gene encoding uncharacterized protein LOC106056453 codes for MRALSGKLVSGVVFICVVSCYGQNPFTPGQYDTDWIDFSPKPDGIPLHSTVYFPKPSGLYSPILFIGGMYGWASSGYYSILLTELASRGYIVVGFDRYYPGQLDQLTSPVRAVGRQNESPSIELFFNTTQWIKNHLSDQIVAQADWTKTSLLCHSAGCDDTLVMVNVSRTIAQASVFLDPMSLDAMVLQTLNSKVKILASMSQLSEEKPMCCIPGTDYRKIYDLMNCTKVRMQVKDFGHCDIMDDLLWDVCHSANVCRTTNNTRLENYRTFAAGVIHGFLQWAIYGKTDMQKYVTNQAYMPLPLVDLAFDLNC; via the exons ATGAGGGCTTTGTCTG GCAAACTAGTGTCCggagttgtttttatttgcgtGGTGTCTTGTTATGGACAGAATCCATTTACACCTGGACAGTACGACACGGACTGGATTGACTTTTCACCAAAGCCAGATGGCATACCTTTGCACTCTACag TGTATTTCCCCAAACCATCTGGACTATATTCTCCTATTTTATTCATCGGTGGTATGTATGGTTGGGCGAGTTCTGGTTACTATTCCATCCTTCTGACTGAGCTGGCTAGTCGCGGTTACATCGTTGTCGGCTTTGACCGTTACTACCCAGGTCAACTGGACCAGCTGACGTCTCCAGTGAGAGCTGTAGGTCGCCAGAATGAGAGCCCTTCCATAGAGTTGTTCTTTAACACGACCCAGTGG atcaaGAACCATTTGTCCGATCAGATTGTAGCTCAGGCTGACTGGACCAAGACTTCTTTGTTGTGTCACTCTGCTGGTTGTGATGATACACTAGTCATGGTCAACGTGAGCCGGACAATAGCCCAG GCTTCAGTGTTTCTAGATCCAATGAGTTTGGATGCAATGGTCTTGCAGACCTTAAACTCTAAGGTGAAAATTCTGGCTTCCATGTCTCAACTGTCTGAAGAGAAACCTATGTGCTGTATTCCTGGGACAGACTACAGAAAAATTTACGATCTTATGAACTGCACCAAGGTCAGAATGCAGGTCAAGGACTTTGGTCACTGCGACATTATGGACGATTTACTTTGGGAtg TTTGTCATTCGGCCAACGTTTGCAGAACTACGAACAACACCAGGCTAGAGAACTACCGAACTTTTGCAGCGGGTGTCATCCATGGATTTCTGCAGTGGGCAATTTACGGAAAGACCGACATGCAAAAATACGTGACCAATCAAGCGTACATGCCATTACCACTTGTGGACTTGGCATTTGATTTGAACTGCTAG